Genomic DNA from Thermogemmatispora onikobensis:
TACGGGCATCTACCACCCAGTCCATTCAGGCAGAGTCAAAGGTACCTGCCCGCTGAGTCAGAGAGAGAGCTTGCTCAACGAGCGGGCCAGCTCGTGCGGACCGAGTGGAGAGCGCTTTTGGACGGCCTTGAGCCGGAGCTGGTGCAGCAGCGAGGCTCAGCGCAAGCTGAACCACGTCGTTCTGTTCTGCTCCGCTCTGCACCGCTGGCCAGGTCCCAGCCAGCAGCGCAGCCCCGATGCGATCGGGCATGCACGAGGTCGCCACGCCAGCGGGTCGAGAAGTGCTCGCGACCGCTCCCCAAGCGAGCGGTTTGCTCTCCGCCGAGGGCGAGGGCATGCAATTGATCCTGGTATGAAGGAGACTGTAGTTCCTGTATTCACGAGACGAGAGACGAGGGGGCTGTTGGTCATATGGCCAAAAAGATCTTGATTATGGATGACGACCCCACCATCGCCGATCTCCTGACCGAGGCGCTCGCCGATGAGGGCTACGAGACCCACATGACGACGCAGAGCCTACGCTTCTACGACGCCGTACGCGAGCACGATCCCGATCTGATCCTGCTCGATATCATGATGCCCTATCTGGACGGACGGGATGAGCTGAAGCTGATGGAGATGTGGCTGGAGAAGAAGATCCCCGTGATCATCGTGACGGCCTATCCCAATGTGGCCCACGAAGAGCAGACCTTCCGCGACGCTGGCGTCGTGGAGATTGTCTCAAAGCCCTTTAACCTGGACGAGCTGGTCGAGCTGGTGCGCAAGACCATCGGCGAGCCGTGATGGCAACGAGGACAACCAGAGCTACGAGAGCAAGAGCAGACTGAGGGCAAGAGGAGAGCAAGGCTATGGAGGCGAAAGTGCGCGTCGCACTCGACGCAATGGGGGGGGATTACGCTCCCAGCGCCACAGTGCAGGGAGCGGTGGAGGCGGCGCGTGAGTACGGCATCGGCATTCAGCTTGTGGGTCACGAGGAGCAGATTCGTGCCGAACTGGCGCGCTACGACATAGGCGGCCTCGATCTGGCAATCACCCACACTGACGAGGTCATCGCGATGGATGAGCACCCGGCCACCGCGGTGCGGCGCAAGAAAAATGCTTCGCTGGTGCTGGCCCTGGAGCTGGCACGTAGCGGCCAGGTTGTAGGAGCGGTCTCCGCCGGCAACAGCGGCGCCATGATGGCCGCCTCGCTGTTCGTTCTGAAACGCATCGCCGGCGTCGATCGACCGGCCCTGGGGACGGTCATGCCCACGCGCACCGGCACGACCCTGGTCCTTGACGTGGGAGCCAATACGGATTGTAAGCCCGAGTACCTGCAGCAGTTCGCCCTGATGGGCGCCGTCTACATGGAACGTCTCTTCCGCATCAACCGCCCACGGGTGGCCCTACTGGCCAACGGCGAAGAGGAGACCAAGGGCAACCAGCAGGTCCAGGAAGCCCACCATCTGCTCAAAGAGAGCGCCCCCCGCCTCGGATTGAACTTTATCGGCAACATCGAAGGGCGCGATATTCCAGCAGGCGCTGCCGAGGTGGTGGTCTGCGATGGCTTCGTGGGCAATGTGGTCCTCAAGCTCAGCGAGGGGCTGGCCGAGACCCTCATCGCCATGCTACGCAGCCAGATGACCAGCAATCCGGTCAATACGCTGGCGGCGGCGGTGCTCAAGCCGAGCCTGAAGCAACTCTTCAAACGCCTCGACTATGCCGAGTACGGCGGCGTCCCCCTCTTAGGCGTCAATGGCGTGGCGGTCATCGCTCATGGGCGTTCCAACGCTAAGGCCATCAAAAACGCGCTGCGGGTGGCCCGCGAAACGGCGGAGCAGGGAGTAGTGACAGCCATCGCCGAGGGCCTGGCCAGGTTGGGAACCGGCGGCGAGCAACGAGCCGAGGCCGAGGTCTAAGCAGCCGCGACCCGGCCCGGCTGGTCTGTCCTGGAGCGAGGGGTGGGAGGAGAGAGAAGCAGCGCTTGAGAGAGGTCACCCACTGCCAGCCGCTGGTCCCGGCGCTGAGGTTACACCGCGCGCAGTCTGCGCAGGTTGGTTGTAACGGCGGGCGGGGGCCTCTCCCGACACTGAGAGGGAAAGAGGAGCTAGTCCTCGCGCAGGCTACGCTTCAACTCACGCACGAAGCCGACCAGACCTTCGAGCCAGGTCATCTCAGTTGAGGGGCCGGGCTTGCCCGCCTGAGCCTGATATTTCAGCCGGGCTTCGCGTAGCGCACGCACGCGCAGCTCGGCGGCCCGGTGCACATCGTAGGAGGCGCGGCGCCGCGGGTCGCCCAGGACCTCGTA
This window encodes:
- a CDS encoding response regulator — translated: MAKKILIMDDDPTIADLLTEALADEGYETHMTTQSLRFYDAVREHDPDLILLDIMMPYLDGRDELKLMEMWLEKKIPVIIVTAYPNVAHEEQTFRDAGVVEIVSKPFNLDELVELVRKTIGEP
- the plsX gene encoding phosphate acyltransferase PlsX → MRVALDAMGGDYAPSATVQGAVEAAREYGIGIQLVGHEEQIRAELARYDIGGLDLAITHTDEVIAMDEHPATAVRRKKNASLVLALELARSGQVVGAVSAGNSGAMMAASLFVLKRIAGVDRPALGTVMPTRTGTTLVLDVGANTDCKPEYLQQFALMGAVYMERLFRINRPRVALLANGEEETKGNQQVQEAHHLLKESAPRLGLNFIGNIEGRDIPAGAAEVVVCDGFVGNVVLKLSEGLAETLIAMLRSQMTSNPVNTLAAAVLKPSLKQLFKRLDYAEYGGVPLLGVNGVAVIAHGRSNAKAIKNALRVARETAEQGVVTAIAEGLARLGTGGEQRAEAEV
- a CDS encoding DnaJ domain-containing protein; the encoded protein is MQDYYSILEVAPTASPEEIRRAYLRLVRRYHPDANQNAPGMQARYEQRMKLINEAYEVLGDPRRRASYDVHRAAELRVRALREARLKYQAQAGKPGPSTEMTWLEGLVGFVRELKRSLRED